The Acanthochromis polyacanthus isolate Apoly-LR-REF ecotype Palm Island chromosome 2, KAUST_Apoly_ChrSc, whole genome shotgun sequence genome contains a region encoding:
- the atxn1l gene encoding ataxin-1-like has translation MKPAQERNQECLPPKKRDLPISNSSGAGGTGGGGAAAGGGGIAGGSIGEDEVVSTQNSAPNSDTQGATPSAEWLRPQPGLHYGVENSDGIPAVPVDQYSMLYKVALPSVTYAPTSLHPVLSHISPAYTVHSPLLQHPGLPYPPLGYAQIPHSSLQFVSSPYAALPYALPPGFVPGSLISPSGTIPQPHAVSHLVPYPSVIQEGVVSPPPQTQVAAHTFAKVAASSGVPLMLPSEQATQQHLSTVGVLPAAELSSRGMPVFYHPQGARATATRDSHSSQQENEPEMNGGDKEQGAREVVPESAYTARNARLPQVASSSAAQEHSQDKVLQNRRLEERSSPGQRSTPDSDLEVQQVVGRLTSSSQGGSGVRKEVSFAPLNLSQGGQRARDVHGESKGIFSARTGYMAQPASYSDHRVSSLPQQTGQPGHAVMLANGQPVLIPLEYSPHQPPQQHYPGQANDASASHASTTMASSSSSFKASDSSARVCLPERAEPTTAQQQLPLQPPVQPTTEVTQALASSLTPASTPCNPSHFMKGAIIQLATGELKRVEDLQTQDFVRSAEVSGGLKIDSSLVMDIRPSQQRPGLVSLHFTVGEQQSKVTIDVPPEHPFFVFGQGWSSCSPERTAQLYGLTCHHLQVGDMCVSITLQQQLQPQQQKQPQHHHSQQQQQQQNLSRTLSKTSATGPGHQLMGPPAPQQSRPQSHFRMDRIHRERQRDGEKEVVDKEEATHLGVVGHTEIPIRPSRTSADHPRSHSSYHLHTEGSAFAEAGIGAMQAALGASQRRWSSPGLQRYSMKGEEGPRPEIITSGHTRPSFITQEVKLSIEGRSNAGK, from the exons ATGAAACCAGCTCAGGAGCGCAACCAGGAGTGCCTGCCTCCAAAGAAGAGGGACCTTCCGATTAGTAACAGCAGTGGAGCTGGAGGGACAGGGGGAGGTGGGGCTGCAGCAGGAGGTGGGGGCATTGCTGGTGGTAGTATTGGAGAAGATGAAGTGGTTTCCACCCAGAACTCTGCACCCAACAGTGACACTCAGGGAGCGACCCCATCAGCAGAGTGGCTGCGACCGCAACCAGGGCTTCATTATGGAGTGGAAAATTCAGACGGCATACCAGCAGTGCCCGTTGACCAATACAGTATGCTCTACAAAGTGGCCCTTCCATCTGTTACCTACGCACCCACCAGTCTTCACCCAGTGTTAAGTCACATCTCTCCAGCCTATACCGTACACTCTCCTCTCCTGCAGCATCCAGGCCTTCCCTATCCTCCTCTTGGTTATGCACAGATCCCTCATTCCTCTCTGCAGTTTGTTAGCTCCCCTTATGCAGCGTTACCCTATGCTCTACCCCCTGGCTTTGTCCCGGGATCATTAATCTCTCCCTCAGGCACCATCCCTCAGCCTCATGCTGTGTCCCACCTGGTTCCTTATCCATCTGTCATACAGGAAGGTGTTGTTTCCCCACCTCCCCAGACCCAGGTAGCTGCTCATACCTTTGCCAAAGTTGCAGCCTCAAGTGGTGTCCCACTGATGCTGCCTTCAGAGCAAGCTACCCAGCAGCACCTCAGTACTGTTGGAGTCCTGCCTGCAGCAGAGCTCAGCTCTCGAGGGATGCCAGTCTTCTACCATCCTCAGGGTGCCAGGGCTACTGCCACCAGAGACTCTCACAGTTCCCAGCAGGAGAACGAACCAGAGATGAATGGAGGGGATAAAGAGCAGGGAGCCAGGGAGGTTGTACCAGAGTCTGCCTACACTGCCAGAAATGCACGTCTGCCGCAGGTAGCATCCAGCTCTGCAGCACAGGAACATAGCCAAGACAAAGTCCTGCAGAACCGAAGGCTAGAAGAGAGAAGCTCACCTGGTCAGCGCAGCACTCCAGACAGTGACCTAGAG GTGCAGCAGGTGGTTGGACGTTTGACTTCCTCCAGCCAAGGAGGTAGTGGAGTGCGGAAAGAAGTCTCCTTTGCTCCCTTGAACCTCTCTCAGGGCGGCCAGAGAGCCAGAGATGTCCATGGAGAGAGCAAAGGTATATTTTCTGCCCGCACTGGGTACATGGCCCAGCCAGCGAGTTACAGTGATCACAGAGTAAGTAGTTTGCCGCAACAAACAGGACAACCAGGCCATGCAGTCATGCTGGCCAATGGGCAGCCGGTTCTTATTCCTCTGGAGTATTCCccgcaccaaccaccacagcaacACTACCCAGGACAGGCTAATGATGCCTCAGCCAGCCATGCTTCTACCACCATGGCCTCCTCTAGCTCAAGCTTTAAAGCCTCCGATTCTTCAGCCAGAGTGTGCCTCCCTGAAAGGGCAGAGCCAACCAcagctcagcagcagcttcccCTGCAGCCTCCGGTCCAGCCTACAACAGAGGTGACTCAGGCCTTAGCTTCAAGCCTCACTCCTGCCTCGACTCCCTGCAACCCATCGCACTTCATGAAAGGGGCAATTATTCAGCTGGCTACTGGGGAACTGAAGCGTGTGGAGGACTTGCAGACTCAGGACTTTGTGCGTAGTGCCGAGGTGAGTGGGGGGCTGAAGATCGACTCCAGCTTGGTGATGGACATCCGTCCTAGCCAGCAGAGACCAGGTCTAGTGTCACTTCATTTTACTGTGGGGGAGCAGCAGAGCAAAGTGACCATAGATGTGCCCCCAGAGCACcccttttttgtgtttggccAGGGATGGTCATCTTGCAGCCCTGAACGTACGGCACAACTCTACGGCTTGACCTGCCATCATCTGCAGGTTGGAGACATGTGTGTGTCCATcaccctgcagcagcagcttcagccacagcagcagaaacaaccaCAGCACCAtcattcacagcagcagcaacaacagcaaaacctGTCCAGGACTTTGAGTAAAACCAGTGCCACTGGACCTGGTCACCAGCTCATGGGGCCTCCTGCCCCTCAGCAGTCACGGCCTCAGTCTCATTTTAGGATGGACCGCAtccacagagaaagacagagggatGGAGAGAAAGAGGTGGTTGATAAGGAGGAAGCCACACATTTGGGGGTTGTTGGACACACCGAGATACCCATCAGACCTAGTAGGACCTCAGCAGATCATCCAAGAAGCCACAGCAGTTACCACTTGCACACAGAGGGCTCTGCTTTTGCAGAGGCTGGAATAGGAGCAATGCAAGCAGCACTAGGTGCCTCTCAGAGGCGGTGGTCCTCACCTGGCCTCCAAAGATACAGTATGAAGGGAGAAGAAGGGCCTCGCCCTGAGATTATCACCTCTGGCCACACAAGGCCTTCTTTCATCACCCAGGAGGTCAAACTGTCCATCGAGGGGCGCTCTAATGCAGGGAAGTAG